Part of the Halobacteriovoraceae bacterium genome is shown below.
TTGAAACTTTGAAAACTATTTCTTAATTTTTCGTAATGCCATTTAAGTTTCCATTCTTTGACAGAATAAACGTCTGTTTTATTTTGTGAAATATTTAATGTTAAACTAATGAGATGCCCGATCTCTAGCATTGAACCTTTTTGTTTTTTTCCTCCACCTTGAGCTCCATAAAAATAAACTGAAATCGATTTTCCATTTCGAAGGAGAAGTCGAGCAAGTATATCCCTTTCTTTATGTGGAACTTTACTTAACACTATACCTTCAAGCTTTTGTTTCATGAATAGACCTCAATTTTTAAAGAAAATAAAACACAACAAAAAGTCAATCACAAGAAATTTTATCACATCTATCAATCTTGTTTTTACCATACTATAATTTTCAAAGGCATAGACATAAAGACCCAACCCATCTCTTCCACCCCTTGCAACCATTTGTAACCAAAAATCCTTGTTTTTAACGGGATAATCAAAATACACGCTTCTTATTTGAGGGAGATTGACACCATGGCCGATAGCAGTCGTTCCAATGATTAAACAAGGTGTACTCACTTTTTTTAACTCTTCACAGAACTGATCAACTCTTCCGCCAATACAATAGAGTACGGGAAATTTAATTTTTTTTTCGTAAAAACGTTTAAGTCTTAAAACATCAGATCTTTTTTTACAAAAAAGGAGTATGGATTCTTTTTTAGTATACATGTCCCATATTATCATTCTGTAATAACTATCACTTTTAATTAACTTTGAAGTGATAACTCTATTTGGATTATACTTTAATTTTTGATTTCCAAAATCAATGACATTAACCTGTTGAAATTGTTTTTGAAGTAAATCTCTCCATTCACTAAGCATTGCTGAATTAATAGTTGCTGTCATTGCAAAAACAGAAATTTTTTCACATGGCAACCCATAAATAAAATCAAGTAAATGAGGTCTAAAACTTTCACCCCAATAGAAAAAGAGATGTATTTCATCGAGTACAATAATTATATTTTTAAATAAAGGATCTTCAAAATTTAAAGAAAAACGCTCAACAGTTGAAATAATAATGAACTGTTTTTTTAATAATACGTCTCTCGAAATTTTTTCATCTAATTCACAATACACATTTTTTTCAGAATTCAATCTTTCATAGACTTCTTTGGCCAGTGCTCTAAGCGGAGAAATAAAAAGTATTTTTAATTTTTCACTTCTATACTTGTCTATAATATAGGTCGTTTTACCCCATGCAGGAGGAGCGAGTAAAAAGGTAAATGTGTTTTTTTCATACATCTGTACATATATGCAAAAAAATATTTATCGCATTTTCTAAATCGTTGAAATTTCAAAATTATTTTTGAAGTCATTTTCAATTTCTGAAAATACAAGTTCAGGACTAAATTGATTTAAGCAAATCATACTCTCACAATGACTTAGTCCACAAAAATGGGCCGTTCTCGTTCTACACTCTAAATCTTCTATAAAAAAATAGGGATGTTTTTGTCTATCATAAGGATGCCATTCCAATGGTTCTTCTGGCCCAAAAAAAGTGTAGCTTTTTATTCCTATGGCAGCAGCGATATGTTTAAGTCCCGTGTCGTTTCCAATATAAAGAATTGATTTTGCCAACTCGAAAGGCAATTCTGATAGAGGTCGTTCAACAAATTCAAGATTTTTAATATTTCCAAACTTAAGAAATTCTTTTTTCATTTCTTGATCTGTAAGTGATTTTGATAACGGTATCCTTATCGTAGTGTTTGGGAAATTATCTTCAATCAGTCTGGCCAGTTGAAAAAAATGTCCCAATGGCCACATCTTTGTTGATCGAGTTGCAACGATACCAAATAAAATAGAATTGTTTTTAAAAGGGTCTTCTCCCTTCAAATACATTCTGGGAGGATAGTTTAAATAATTTGGAATTTGAGTATCAACTTTTAATTTTTTTAGAACACTCCAACAAGCATCAAGATCTCTTTGGATATTAGCTTTGCGAATTCCTTGATCAATTATTATCGTTTTATCTTTTCGGTGGTGGTTATGAAAAAAATATTTTGTTTTAATAAACTTACAAATCATTTTTAACCAACGTCTTGAACTTGAAGACTGATTGAGTTCAATAATAAAATCGTATTTCTCAGAAAATATAACTTTAAAGAGTTGAAATATTCCAGAAATGCTTTTTGAATCAATTTGAATTATCTTATTAGCAGAAATGGAAGTTTTTAAAAACAGGCCTGCCAAGTTTTTTGGAACACCGTAGTGAATTTCTGCATCGGGCAATATTTCTCTAAGAAAACTTAGACTGGAAAGTGTGAGTATAGAATCACCAATCATACGGTTTTTAATAATAAGAACTTTTTTTATTGACTGCATACATTCAAAATAACATCCTATGACACATTCCACAACTTAAAGTTGTGTTTAAAAAGAAAGTCCTATCTTTACTGCGTCGAAGAATTGTTATATTTGATGATAAACAAAAGGTTTTTAAGATGCTTAGACAAATAGAAAAAGTTTTAGATGAACAGATTCGCCCCAGTTTGCAATCTCATGGTGGAAATGTTGAGCTTATAGATGTAGATAATGATAAAGTTTTTATCAAACTTATAGGCGGATGCCAGGGTTGTTCGAGCTCGAGTGCAACGTTAAAAAATGGAATTGAAGCACTTATTAAAAAGAAATTTCCTGACATTATTCAAGTCGTAGATTTAACAGATCATTCTGCTGGTGAGAACCCATATTATTCTTAATCCTCAATTTCTCTTTGGATATTTGATGGATTTCTGTATTCTAAACCCACAAAGGGGTTGTTCAGAATTGGATTAAACAGAGGTGCCAACATAATATGGTACCCTTTTCGTTTAATGTTCGAATTTGAATAATCACTCAAATACATTCCTGCAAATTCTATAACCTTTAATGGATTGAATTTTCTTAAATCTTCGTTGTATTTTCTTTTAAGTATACTTTTTTTGAACTCGTCCTTTTGTTTTTGACTAAAAAACTTCGTTCTATATTCTGCATCCTGAGTTGCTAAATCTATCGCGGCCTTAACTGCTGGAGATTTTGATGTATCTCCGAGTTTACTCTTTTCAATTCTTTCATCAAACTTTTTGTCAACATAATCACAAAGGTCTACCTTCTTATTTATTTTAAGTCTCCCCTTCTTGTCTCTGACAAGGTAGTTTTTTTGGCCAGAAAATAAATCGTAAAACAAATCGACCCCCTTCCTATTGGCCTCTATATCGGAGTATGAATAAACTCCAGTAAATTTGGTTCCATAACCTCCACTTTCCAGCGCATCTGAGTACTTTAAAACATCTTCTTTTGAAATATTAAAACGTTTATCTTTCGTAGCATTGTAAAAAGCAAATGCATCCATTAAAAGGTGTGAAATTTTATCAACTCCAAACCTTACTCCACACATATTTATGGTTGAAGCGACAAATGTCGTTGCAACTGGATTATATTTTGAAAATATACTTTCATTCGGTCGTATCAGAATTCTCTCTATTTTTACTCCTCTACAAACCCCATGATTTATACATTCTTCATAGGGATGAAAGAAGGGATCTTTGCCTAATTTTTCCAAATAAATACCCGACAATGAAAGTTCTATTTGAGTATCTGAAATTGAAGTGAAATCTTTAAATCGTCCACCAAGTTTAACATTTAAATCGAAAACGATATCATCTAAATCATCGTTAAAGATTGAGTTTATTTTTTCTTTCGAATCCTCTAAATCAATATCGCTATATGTGTAATTATCAGTTTCTGTCGCATAGAGATGTGAAATGAAGAGAACAATCCATATAATATAAATTTTCAAACTTTAGTTCCTTATTAATTTTTAAAAAAACTCTTTCTTGAATTGTAGAATCTATTATTGAATAAATCAAAGTTTTGACTTAAATCTTTAAAGACTCTTTCACTTTCACAAACTTTTAATGCATACATAATCGCTTCAAAGGTGCACAAGGCTCCTTCAAAAGGTGAAGTCCTTAAGAGATAATTTGATTTTTGAGAGTCTATTTTAACAGATGGTAAATTTAAACTTCCAAATAATCTCCTTTTGATTTTTCTGGCCTGTCTCCAAGATCCATCTGGAACGATTATATTTACGGGTTTTTCACAATTGGCGATAAATTCATCAAGTTTGATACTCTCTTCATCAGGAAAAAGGTATACATTCTCATAATTTTCAGAAATCAAATTTTTGACTTCAATTTGTTGATCTTCGTGTCCATGAATATGGACTTCGACATTGTCTAAAGATAGTTTTGCTAAATTTACAGTATTAGAAGTTAGAAATCTCTCCCTTCTGTGCATGATGACTGAAATTTTTGTGTTGATATGACATTTATTAATTTCATCACAAAAACAGTGCTCTTTAAAAATTTTACAATTTATACATCGGTCTCCCCGATTTCCTCTTCTACCTAACTTCATAAACCACCATTTTGAGAATAAATCATCTAGCGTCAAAAAAATAAAATGGCCATCGAGGAATAATAAACACATCGCATCTCAACGCAAAACATTTAAATCTTCACAATAATTTACATAACATATAGATTTTACATCTTTATGGATATTCAATAACAAATTTATTAAACTGAACTCTTTAATAAAAATGGAGCTTTTTAATGAAGGGTATTTTTTTTAGTTTTTTATTCATTTATTCAGCATATGCCTTCAGCGGTAGTAGAGATTTTTATGATGAAGATAATTTTGATCTAAAAAGGCTCGAATCTTTTGAAATTGAAGATGCCGATGATAGTGCTTTAAAAGATGAAATTAATGACTATATACTTAAAAAATTTGAGTATGAATATTCAATGGATGCCAGAAGAATAGCGATCCCCACAAAGTTGCCAAAACATGAACTAGATCTTTCTTTTTTTGATCGCCTCGATCAAGAAAACCCTGTCGAAAGTATTATAAGAAAAGTACTCTTTAGATTTTTTCCCCAACATCTACAGCAGGACTTCTTACCAAATAGTGCTCAAATTAAACGAGTTGAAATCATAAGTATTTTAAAAGGAAATGATCTTATTCCCTATTTAGGTTCGAGATCATTTTACGTTTACAATTATGGTTACAACCATGAAATAGAAACGATTACTTTTAAATTAAAAGTTTATAATTCTCATCGGAGATGGTTGATGGAAACAGATAGGATAGCGGGTAAGTATTTATCTCAAACCTTTCCAAATACTTTTGATGATGATGAACCCATTTATATTACAATTACCTATGCTCCCTACGCAGGTTATTTTGGTCCAAGTATTGTAAACGTTCACAGTGAATATATGTATTGGGAGAAAGATCTAGTAGGACATGAAATTAACTCTCGATCAGAGACAGTATTTAGATTAGAAGACATAGAATCTTTTTGAAAAGAAAAATTTTAGTCTAATACAATTTTAGATTTTATTTCTGAAATAAGAGATAAGTCGATATCAACATAACCAATTTTCTCACCTTCTTCTAGGTTTAGTAGTACTTCTCCCCATGGAGAAATCACTAAAGAATGGCCATATGTTGAAACTGAAGTATGATTTTGTCCCCACTGAGCACTTGCAACGATAAAAGATTGAGTCTCTATTGCTCTGGCCCTTAATAGTGTCTCCCAATGTGCTTTTCCCGTTGGAACAGTGAATGCAGAAGCAACAGTCATTAAATTGCAATTTTTTTTCCTATATGATTGAAAAAATTCAGGGTACCTTAGATCAAAACAAATATTTGCGCCAATTTTTAGCTCGTTGATTTCTACGACTGATTCAGAGTTTCCTTTTGAAAATATTCGCCCCTCATCTACAATTCTTTCTTTTAAATTACATTTAAAAAGCTTTCTTTTATCGTAATACCCAATGAGTTTTCCATTATCATCAATGAACAAGGCGCGGTTTTTGATTTTCTTATTTGAATCTTCAAAAACAACAGATCCACCAAGTAGGTAAACTTTATATTTTTTTGCAAGATTAACGATATTTTGCATGTGTTCATTATTTTCTGATACAACATCGTTCACTAAATCTCTACCATTAGAAAGAGCATAAAAACATTCTGGTAGAAAGATATATTTAGCTGGTTTTTCTTGAGTACAATTTTGTTCTAAAAATTTTTCAATTTTTTGAATGTTATTTTTTGAATTATCTGTTGATGTTAATTGTATTAATGCTAATTTCATTTTTTTATGAGTTTACCAATAGCATAGTAATCAAGTCCCTCTGCAAGAACCTTATCTGTTGGAAAAAGATTTCTTGCGTCGAATACAACTTTTTCTTTCAACAAATTTTTAATCATTTTAAAATCAGGATTTTTAAACTCTCTCCATTCTGTGATAGTAACTAGTCCATCAGTATCTCTAATACAATCATACATCTTAGAAAAGGATGTACAATTTCCTGAAAGTTGCTCACTTGATTCTACATAGGCCTCGAAATTTCTATCGGCCACTGGATCGTAAAAATTAACATGAGCACCCTCTGAAACTAATGCCCTGGCCATATCAATCGCAGCGGTTTCACGTATATCATCTGTATTTGCTTTGAATGCTACTCCCCAAAAAGCAAATGTTTTGCCTTTAAGATTTCCATTAAAATGCTTTTTCATTTTTTCAAACATATAAGTTTTTTGAACTTTGTTCACTTCTTCTGAGGCATTCACAACTTTCAAATCAAGATCACTTTCTTTTGCGGTTGCAACTAGGGCCTTTACATCTTTTGGAAAACAAGAACCTCCATAACCAGGCCCTGGATATAGAAAATGACCACCGATTCTTTTATCTGATGAGATCCCCTTTCTCACTTCTTCAATATCTGCTCCAACGAGATCACAAAGTTTTGCCATCTCATTAATAAATGAAATCTTCGTTGCAAGGTAGCAGTTCGCTGCATATTTGCTTACTTCGGCAGAGAGATTTGACATGTGAAATATTGGGTTACCTTGCATTACAAGTGGTGCATAAAGCTCATCCATTGCTTTTTCTGCAAATGGATCGTTACTCCCAATAATGACTCTGTCGGGTCTCATGAAATCATCAATTGCACTTCCCTCTTTCAAAAATTCAGGGTTATTCACAAGATGGTAGCGTACTGAAACCAATCCATCTAAAAATGTTTTTAGTTTTGTAGATGTATGTACAGGAACTGTAGATTTGATGACAACAACCGCATCTTCTTTAAGATGGGGAGCAATATTTTCTGTTGCTTCATATAAATATTTTAAATTCGCAGTTCCATCATTATTTGATGGTGTACCCACTGCCAGAAATATTACATCTGATTCATTTATTGAATCATTGCCTGCAGAAAAATCCAATCTTTCAGATTTTATATTTCTCTCAAGAAGATCATTCAGTCCAGGTTCATAAATTGGAGACTTTCCTGATCTAAGCTTTTCAATTTTAACTTGATCTATATCGATACAGGTAACACGATGTCCAATCTCAGCAAAACACGTGCCAGAGACGAGTCCAACATAACCAGTGCCAATCACAGAAACTCTCATAGATTCTCCTCATTTTTTCCTTTAAATGGGTGTTAAAGGTATGTAATATACATCCTGATGAAGATTACTGCCACCATTATCACTTTCAATGAAGAGAAAAACATTGAGCGTGCTATTCATTCTGTAAATTTCTGCGATGAAGTCGTTGTCATTGATAGTTATAGTTCAGATCGAACTGTAGATATTGCAAGAAAGCTTGGAGCAAAAGTTATCTTTCAGGCGTTTTTGGGATATGGACAACAAAAGAATTTTGCCGCAGAGCAATCATCAAATGATTGGATATTAAGTATAGATGCAGATGAAGAAATTAGTGACGAGTTGGCCCGCGAGATTAAAAAATTATCTTTAGACCCTTCAACTGTTTATCGTTTTCAAAGAAGAACACAATTTTGTGGAAAATGGATATATCACGGCGGCTGGTACCCTGATATTTTGTCAAGATTGTACCATAGGGAAAAAGCATCATGGAGTTCACCTCATGTGCATGAAGAATTGAGCGGTGAGTTTATAAGTAATTTTCATAGACTTGGTGGACATCTTAATCATTACTCATTTCCAAGTGTAGATTCACAAATTGAGACGAACTTAAAATATGCAAAACTAGGTGCCAAAAAATTAAAAGATCCATTCTTTGTCACAATGCTCATTCGCCCCTTCTGGAAATTTTTAGAATGTTTTCTTTTAAAAGGTGGGATACTGGATGGAAAAGAAGGTCTTGTTATCGCTATAAATGCTGCTCATTCTCAATTTATGAAATATTCTTTTGCTTATTATTCACAAAAAAATAAAGAGTTGGACCAATGATAAAAACTATCATTAAATTTCTGTTTGCTGCTGCGATTCTATATTGGTTATTTCAAAAAGGTGACCTTGATTTTTCACTCATCAAAAAATCCTGGGCCAGTCCAGAGAATTGGATTATGGGTTATGCTCTCATTCTTCTAGGTATCACCATGGGAATAATTCGTTGGCGCTCTCTCCTGCACACTGGAACTGATAAAAAATTCTCACTTTCGGATATTTCAAGACTCACTTGGATTGGACTTTTCTTTAGTGCTGTCTTACCAGGGGCCGTGACTGGAGATTTAATAAAACTACTGTACGCTAAAGATCTAGATAGAGGTTTTTCAAAAACATTTCTTTTAATGTCAGTCTTTATGGATCGAGTGATCGGACTCATGGGTTTACTTTTTATATTAGGTTTTTCTAGCCTTATTTTTTATAACGATATTGTAAATATTGACCCTAAGTTAAAAACGATCGTATACCTTAATCTTCTCATATTTGCGGGTATGGTTACTTTTGTTTGCTTATTATTTGTCCCGAAGAAAATTCAAACCATCATTTTAGAACTTGTAAAAAAAATTCCTATTATTGGAAATCGCGGTAGTTACACACTTACTCAAGTGTGGATATTTGGAAAATCAAAAAGGCTTGTCTTGCAAAATATTTTTATAAGTGCTGTCGCTCAGACTAGTAACATTATGGCGTTCTGGGTTCTGGCCTCCCCATTTTTTAACCAACCTCTTTCTTTGAAATATGCTTTTACCTTTGTCCCTCTAGGTCTTGTTGCCATTGCGATTCCCATTTCTCCGGCCGGAGTCGGTGTAGGGCACGCCATTTTTAATACTCTTTTTGGCCATTATGGAATTACAAATGGCGCTTCATTATTCAATCTTTTTTTCATTGGCTACTTCACAATCAACATTTTAGGAATCATCCCTTATCTTATGGCCGGAAAAAGACATACATTACATGAGGCAGATGAGCTTGAACATTCAGTTAGCTAGTATGAAAAAAGGGCCACTTAATATAAATGGCCCTTAAAAATCAGTTAAACTTGTAAATATAATTTAGATTTGAGTACGACACATTGAAACTGGAGTTTCATTAGACACAGTCAAGATAAAACAACTGTCGCCATTATATCCAGAAATCACACCAAAGTTTCCAACACTAGAACCATCTGATGTTTTTTGTCCCTCAATAAGGTCAACTTTTTCATTTGAAAACAAATATTTTCCTCTAATAAAGACAGGAGTTTCTCCATTTTCTGGTCTCACTTCCAAAGTTACAACATCAGAATTTTGACCTTCAAAATACAAAAAGATATCAATTCCAAATGAATCATGCCCTTTAAATACGGAATTATTTGTTTCGATAAATTCTTTAAATGATACTTCAGAAGCAAATTTTGTACTGGTTTCAGTTCCCTTAGATTTCGTTGATTTTTTAACACCACATGATGTTCCTAAAATTGCACTTAAAACAAAAAGACATGCTAATAATTTTTTCATTTTCATAATTACTCCCGGTTTGACCCTTTAGTTGAAAATTGTATGTAGGTTCTGGAGCAATATTTGTGCCAAAATGGTATTAAATATTCCCTACATATTTAAAGAGACTTAGCTCAAACTTCAAAATTAAAGTAAAGACAGCTGTCTATTTTTTTTTCACAAAAAAATCGGTATCAAATTTTTGGACGGCCTAAGTTTTTGAAATGTAAATACTTACTGAGCATTGAAGTGGTACCAATTTTGCAGAGATTATTATAAAGGATATGTAAGTAAAGACATCATTCTTCTTCTATTTATGTTTGTTGGCCCTCCCTACTCAAAGGAAGGGTCTTACTTTCAGCTTGGAGAAAAAAATGAAATACTTGATTTCATTATTAACTATTATTATTGCGACTTCTTGTGGTGAAATTATTTCAGAATCAAACTTTAAAACAATTGATTTCAAGACGTTTTTAAATCAAAACTTATCAGGAACGTATTACAAACTTGAATACACACTTATAATTAGATCAGATAAGTCCTATACCTTTACTCAAAAAGATCCAGAAAATTATAAAAATTCATTTACTCAAAAAGGTGGGGTCGTAGAAGTTGAGGGAAATCGCAAATTAATTAATGAAAGCGATGGTGTTTTTGGTGAAATCAAAATTTCATCAAAAGACGAAAACTGTATAAGACTTTCTTATGAATTAGAAGAGGATCAACGTGTTCATTCTGTCACGGTCTGCAAATAAATATTAAAAGACAAATATTTTATTCACATCAATATGTCCATATCGTAGCCACTTTGTTTTAAGTGATTCGATTTTGAACAAAAACTTTATCTCTTCATCTTTATTATTCATGTTGCGTACTTTTTTAGATTCCTTTTTAAGAGAAGGTTTGATCTCGCTAGGAACTAAACACATTCCGGGTAAAAGATAATTCTTATTATCAATTGATAAGATTCTTCCAGTAAATATATCACCCTTTACCAAAGTTGGTTTTGGATGTTCCTTATCTAAGGAAACCTTTTTGTCATGGAGAATATCCTTGAAAGAATATTGGCCTCTTATATTTTTGCCAGTGAATTCAAATATCGAGTAATTGACACTACGAAAACTCATTGCAAGATTTTCTTCAAGCCCTGAATCTTTGATATATTTTTCAATAACGACTTCCTCATCATTGCGAGAAGAAAACTGCAGAAGATACCAGTCATTAAAAAGATTCATTCGAGTTTCATAGTCTTCATCATCCTCATTCACTTTTCCTGTAAATGAAAAGTAATCATTCTTGGCCTCTAAAAGAAGATTGTAGAATTCATCTGTTGAAAACTTATGAAGTGCAGTTTCTAAATGTTTTTGTATTTCATCGTACATAGGTTTATAAATTCTCTTCCGAATCTTCAAAATTGTCCAGCCAAGAAAATTTTAATCTGTGTGTAATTCATATTTAAATTTTTTTGACTATTCAAAATAAAAAATGATTTGACATGTATTTGTCCGACCATTTTAGAACATTTTTCAAAGTATGATCTTAATCATCAACCTTAAGAACAGCTAAAAATGCTTCCTGTGGTATTTCTACATTTCCAACCATTTTCATTCTTTTCTTTCCGGCCTTTTGTTTTTCAAGAAGTTTTCTCTTTCTTGAAATATCTCCCCCATAACATTTAGCAAGAACATTCTTCCTTAGGGCCTTCACCGTCTCTCTGGCCAAAACCTTTGAACCAATTGCGGCCTGTATTGCAATGTCAAACTGTTGCCTATCGATAATTTTTTGTAGTTTTTGAGTCAGATCTCGTCCTTTAAACTGAGCTGTTGTTCTATGGGTGATAATAGAAAGAGCATCGACTGGGTCTCCATTCAGTAAGATATCAAGCTTTACCAAATCACTTTCTTGATACCCATTAAACTCATAGTCCATTGAAGCATAACCTTTAGTCATACCTTTTAATTTGTCATAAAAATCGAAAACCATCTCACTTAAGGGAAGGTTATAGATCACTTGTACCCTATCTGTTGTAATATATTTAATTTCAATTTGTATTCCTCTACGTTCCGTACAAAGAGTAATAATTTTCCCAACATATTCATTTGGAACATGTATGGAGAGAACTACGTAGGGTTCCATAATTTTTTCGACTAAGGCCATATCTGGAAGTTCAGAGGGATTATCAACTTCTATTTCTTCACCCTTTACAGTTTTCACCTTATAACCAACTGACGGTGCAGTAGAGATAAGATTCATATCGAATTCTCGCTCAAGTCTTTCTTGAATGATATTCATGTGCAAAAGACCTAAAAATCCACATCTAAAACCGAATCCAAGAGCAGTAGAAGTTTCTGGTTCATAAGTAAAAGATGAATCGTTTAAAGCAAGTTTTTCCAATGATTCTTTTAATGCTTCATACTCAGTACTATCAACGGGAAATATCCCACAAAAAACCATGGGTTTAATTTCTTGGTAACCGGCCAGTTTCGGAGTATCCTTCTTACTTGCATGAACAATTGTATCTCCAATTGATACATCTCTTATGTTTTTTATTCCACAAATAACCATACCAACTTCACCTGCAGTGAACTCATTTACTTCTGTAAAAAAAGGATTATTTACTGCCAGTTTTAAAACTTCATATTGTTGTTCAGAGTGTTTAAGATATATTTTTTCTCTTTTCTTTAGCGTTCCTTCTACGACTCTAATTAAAATAACGACACCTTGGTAAGTATCAAACCAAGAGTCAAAGATGAGAGCTTGTAAATTGTTATCTGGTTTACCTTTTGGACAGGGAATTCTTTGAACAATTGTTTCAAGTAAATCTTTTATGCCAATTCCACTTTTGGCAGAAACTTCATTGGCCTCTTGAGCTTCAATACCAATGATTTCTTCAATTTCATCTTTGACTTTTTTGGCATCGGCATGTGGAAGATCAATTTTGTTTATTACAGGAACAATTTCAAGATCATTTTCGATGGCCATGTAAACGTTTGCCAGAGTTTGAGCTTCAACTCCCTGCGAAGCATCCACAACCAGTAAAGCTCCATCACAAGATGCTAAAGAACGACTGACTTCATAAGTAAAATCGACGTGTCCAGGGGTATCAATAAGATTTAATTGATAGGTATTTCCATCATTGGCCTTATATTCGATACGAACAGTTTGGGCCTTAATAGTGATCCCTCTCTCTTTTTCTAAATCCATATTGTCTAGAAGGCGATCTTTTTTTTCTCTATCTGTGACAGCATTACATTCCTCTATAAGCCTGTCAGCAAGGGTAGATTTACCGTGGTCAATATGAGCAATGATTGAAAAGTTTCTTATAAATTTTTGATCCATTCCCCGTATATACACTAGGTAGAATATGTAGTCGAATGATAAAAAAGAGTCTAAACAAAGCGCATAACTCATCGCATCACCCATATAATTCATAATCTTTAGCAAGGATGTAGATCTATATATCCTTAAAACAGGTCCTCAACCCTAACTTGAGATCTGTCCAGAACAGCAGATTTTACTTTATAATGTTCAGACATATAAGAGCGCAGGAGAGATTTATACTTCCTTTTTAATTTATCAAACCTGGTTGAA
Proteins encoded:
- a CDS encoding DEAD/DEAH box helicase, with the translated sequence MYEKNTFTFLLAPPAWGKTTYIIDKYRSEKLKILFISPLRALAKEVYERLNSEKNVYCELDEKISRDVLLKKQFIIISTVERFSLNFEDPLFKNIIIVLDEIHLFFYWGESFRPHLLDFIYGLPCEKISVFAMTATINSAMLSEWRDLLQKQFQQVNVIDFGNQKLKYNPNRVITSKLIKSDSYYRMIIWDMYTKKESILLFCKKRSDVLRLKRFYEKKIKFPVLYCIGGRVDQFCEELKKVSTPCLIIGTTAIGHGVNLPQIRSVYFDYPVKNKDFWLQMVARGGRDGLGLYVYAFENYSMVKTRLIDVIKFLVIDFLLCFIFFKN
- a CDS encoding DTW domain-containing protein: MCLLFLDGHFIFLTLDDLFSKWWFMKLGRRGNRGDRCINCKIFKEHCFCDEINKCHINTKISVIMHRRERFLTSNTVNLAKLSLDNVEVHIHGHEDQQIEVKNLISENYENVYLFPDEESIKLDEFIANCEKPVNIIVPDGSWRQARKIKRRLFGSLNLPSVKIDSQKSNYLLRTSPFEGALCTFEAIMYALKVCESERVFKDLSQNFDLFNNRFYNSRKSFFKN
- a CDS encoding UDP-glucose/GDP-mannose dehydrogenase family protein, with protein sequence MRVSVIGTGYVGLVSGTCFAEIGHRVTCIDIDQVKIEKLRSGKSPIYEPGLNDLLERNIKSERLDFSAGNDSINESDVIFLAVGTPSNNDGTANLKYLYEATENIAPHLKEDAVVVIKSTVPVHTSTKLKTFLDGLVSVRYHLVNNPEFLKEGSAIDDFMRPDRVIIGSNDPFAEKAMDELYAPLVMQGNPIFHMSNLSAEVSKYAANCYLATKISFINEMAKLCDLVGADIEEVRKGISSDKRIGGHFLYPGPGYGGSCFPKDVKALVATAKESDLDLKVVNASEEVNKVQKTYMFEKMKKHFNGNLKGKTFAFWGVAFKANTDDIRETAAIDMARALVSEGAHVNFYDPVADRNFEAYVESSEQLSGNCTSFSKMYDCIRDTDGLVTITEWREFKNPDFKMIKNLLKEKVVFDARNLFPTDKVLAEGLDYYAIGKLIKK
- a CDS encoding glycosyltransferase family 2 protein, which produces MKITATIITFNEEKNIERAIHSVNFCDEVVVIDSYSSDRTVDIARKLGAKVIFQAFLGYGQQKNFAAEQSSNDWILSIDADEEISDELAREIKKLSLDPSTVYRFQRRTQFCGKWIYHGGWYPDILSRLYHREKASWSSPHVHEELSGEFISNFHRLGGHLNHYSFPSVDSQIETNLKYAKLGAKKLKDPFFVTMLIRPFWKFLECFLLKGGILDGKEGLVIAINAAHSQFMKYSFAYYSQKNKELDQ
- a CDS encoding flippase-like domain-containing protein, giving the protein MIKTIIKFLFAAAILYWLFQKGDLDFSLIKKSWASPENWIMGYALILLGITMGIIRWRSLLHTGTDKKFSLSDISRLTWIGLFFSAVLPGAVTGDLIKLLYAKDLDRGFSKTFLLMSVFMDRVIGLMGLLFILGFSSLIFYNDIVNIDPKLKTIVYLNLLIFAGMVTFVCLLFVPKKIQTIILELVKKIPIIGNRGSYTLTQVWIFGKSKRLVLQNIFISAVAQTSNIMAFWVLASPFFNQPLSLKYAFTFVPLGLVAIAIPISPAGVGVGHAIFNTLFGHYGITNGASLFNLFFIGYFTINILGIIPYLMAGKRHTLHEADELEHSVS
- a CDS encoding glycosyltransferase family 9 protein — its product is MQSIKKVLIIKNRMIGDSILTLSSLSFLREILPDAEIHYGVPKNLAGLFLKTSISANKIIQIDSKSISGIFQLFKVIFSEKYDFIIELNQSSSSRRWLKMICKFIKTKYFFHNHHRKDKTIIIDQGIRKANIQRDLDACWSVLKKLKVDTQIPNYLNYPPRMYLKGEDPFKNNSILFGIVATRSTKMWPLGHFFQLARLIEDNFPNTTIRIPLSKSLTDQEMKKEFLKFGNIKNLEFVERPLSELPFELAKSILYIGNDTGLKHIAAAIGIKSYTFFGPEEPLEWHPYDRQKHPYFFIEDLECRTRTAHFCGLSHCESMICLNQFSPELVFSEIENDFKNNFEISTI
- a CDS encoding NifU family protein — protein: MLRQIEKVLDEQIRPSLQSHGGNVELIDVDNDKVFIKLIGGCQGCSSSSATLKNGIEALIKKKFPDIIQVVDLTDHSAGENPYYS